In the genome of Candidatus Neomarinimicrobiota bacterium, the window GATTCACGAATTTCCCATCGACGTGCTTGCGTAGCTCCTTCAAGAAAACGTGTGTTTCGGGTAAGTTCTCACAATTGGTGCCTTCTCGCTCGTAGAGATAAGGCACCGCATCAGCCCGGAGTCCATCAACTCCGAGCCTCAGCCAGAAATCTATGATTCTGAAGATAGCCCGTCTAACGGTGGGATTATCATAATTTAGGTCAGGCTGGTGTGAATAAAAGCGGTGCCAGTAGTATGCCTTGGCTACATGATCCCATGTCCAGTTAGAGTATTCGGAGTCCTTAAAAATGATGCGAGCGTCTTGGTACTTTTCTGGTGTGTTGCTCCAAACGTAAAAGTCACGCCAGCGGCTTCCTGCTGCTGCCCGTCGGGCTCGCTGGAACCAGGGGTGCTGGTCAGAAGTGTGGTTAAGGACTAGCTCTGTGATGACACGCAGGCCTCGTTGGTGTGCTTCATCCACAAAAGTCCTAAAATCGTGCATGTTGCCATAGGCGGGTTGGATGCTGGTATAATCGGAGATGTCGTAACCATCATCCTTCAAGGGTGAAGGATAAAACGGGAGCAACCAGAGGGCTGTAACTCC includes:
- a CDS encoding alpha-amylase family glycosyl hydrolase, translating into MKKRSRTEPAPFSDEPLWYKDAIVYELHIRAFSDSQGDGVGDFLGLTERLDYLEDLGVTALWLLPFYPSPLKDDGYDISDYTSIQPAYGNMHDFRTFVDEAHQRGLRVITELVLNHTSDQHPWFQRARRAAAGSRWRDFYVWSNTPEKYQDARIIFKDSEYSNWTWDHVAKAYYWHRFYSHQPDLNYDNPTVRRAIFRIIDFWLRLGVDGLRADAVPYLYEREGTNCENLPETHVFLKELRKHVDGKFVNRMLLAEANQWPEDAVAYLGDGDEFHVAFHFPLMPRMFMAIRMEDRFPLIDILQETPAIPET